In the genome of Pseudarthrobacter sp. IC2-21, one region contains:
- a CDS encoding D-2-hydroxyacid dehydrogenase — protein MMNTMTTQTTVAIAVPLEAELVDRIRAVDPSVTVLYEPDLLPPERFPADHSGDPDFKRTPAQEEQYWDMLSKAQVLYGLPNESPAGLARIARENPRLQWVHAMAAGAGGAVKASGLDPETLSKFKVTTSAGVHALPLAEFAALGILNGFKRSAELVQDQAAKVWPELRTPTRLVSGSTLVVTGLGEIGLETARIARALGMKVSGTKRTVEPIEGIEHVAGNDGLARLLATADAVVNTLPGTPFTEKLFNRDAFAAMKPGTVFVNVGRGTVVDEEALLEALNNGQVSYACLDVFAVEPLPQDSPLWEHPKVLVSPHTSALSAAENRLITERFCSNLRTFLDGGDLPHLVDPVHFY, from the coding sequence ATGATGAACACTATGACGACTCAAACGACCGTCGCGATTGCCGTCCCGCTCGAAGCTGAGCTCGTGGACCGCATCCGCGCAGTAGACCCTTCTGTCACCGTGCTCTACGAGCCTGACCTCCTTCCCCCGGAGCGTTTTCCTGCTGACCACTCCGGGGATCCGGATTTCAAGCGGACGCCCGCTCAGGAAGAGCAGTATTGGGACATGCTCAGCAAGGCGCAGGTCCTGTACGGCCTGCCAAACGAAAGCCCGGCAGGCCTGGCGCGCATTGCACGCGAGAACCCGCGGCTGCAGTGGGTGCACGCCATGGCGGCCGGCGCCGGCGGCGCGGTCAAGGCTTCGGGGCTGGATCCGGAAACCCTCAGCAAGTTCAAGGTAACCACCTCGGCCGGGGTTCACGCCCTGCCGCTGGCAGAATTCGCCGCGCTGGGAATCCTCAACGGCTTCAAGCGCAGCGCCGAGCTGGTCCAGGACCAGGCCGCCAAGGTGTGGCCTGAACTCAGGACTCCCACCAGGCTGGTCAGCGGATCAACGCTGGTTGTTACGGGCCTTGGTGAGATCGGACTTGAGACGGCCCGCATTGCACGGGCCCTGGGCATGAAGGTCAGCGGCACCAAGCGCACTGTGGAACCCATCGAGGGGATCGAACACGTTGCTGGCAACGACGGGCTTGCCCGGCTCCTGGCCACTGCCGATGCCGTGGTGAACACCTTGCCCGGTACGCCGTTCACGGAGAAGCTGTTCAACCGCGATGCGTTTGCAGCGATGAAGCCCGGGACGGTGTTTGTGAACGTTGGCCGCGGCACCGTGGTGGACGAAGAGGCCCTCCTGGAAGCACTCAACAACGGCCAGGTCTCCTATGCATGCCTGGACGTCTTTGCCGTAGAACCCCTCCCCCAGGACAGCCCGCTGTGGGAGCACCCGAAGGTGCTGGTATCACCGCATACTTCCGCGCTCAGTGCGGCGGAAAACCGCCTGATCACCGAGCGTTTCTGCAGCAACCTTCGCACATTCCTCGACGGCGGCGACCTCCCGCACCTGGTGGACCCGGTCCACTTCTACTGA
- a CDS encoding NAD(P)-dependent oxidoreductase: MDDKRAGFVGLGLMGLPMAENLLRAGWDVTAWNRSAGPLQHFVAAGGRQAPSVAALRDLPVIAFMLPDLSFIEEAAEDLLARWAEIPPAPGTSLVVMSSVSPAKVKDFGNRVAGATQGRAVVVDAPVSGGTQGAADGTLAIMAGGSPGDFQRLGSFFAAMGTTVRHMGPLGSGSLAKACNQLIVGTTTAALAEAAELAERSGMDPAALFEVLAGGLAGSRVLENVGPRLVRKDYTPTGPAKFMHKDLSFVLDSARAAGSAAPMASAGVELYAELKRQGLGDQDLAVVRQAISQLSDAAGGAMKGIVSA, encoded by the coding sequence ATGGATGACAAACGAGCGGGCTTTGTGGGCCTGGGACTGATGGGGCTGCCCATGGCGGAGAATCTGCTTCGCGCCGGGTGGGACGTCACCGCCTGGAACCGTTCCGCCGGACCCCTGCAGCACTTCGTGGCGGCCGGCGGCCGCCAGGCGCCGAGCGTTGCGGCACTGCGTGACTTGCCGGTCATCGCTTTTATGCTGCCGGACCTGTCCTTCATCGAAGAGGCAGCGGAGGATCTCCTGGCACGCTGGGCCGAAATTCCGCCGGCGCCCGGTACGTCATTGGTGGTCATGAGCTCTGTTTCACCTGCAAAAGTCAAGGACTTCGGCAACCGGGTGGCAGGGGCAACTCAGGGCCGGGCCGTGGTGGTGGACGCGCCGGTCAGCGGCGGAACACAGGGGGCAGCCGACGGTACCCTGGCCATCATGGCGGGCGGGTCCCCCGGGGACTTCCAGCGCCTCGGATCCTTCTTTGCCGCGATGGGAACCACGGTCCGGCACATGGGCCCCTTGGGTTCAGGGTCGCTGGCCAAGGCGTGCAACCAACTGATCGTGGGAACCACGACGGCGGCCCTCGCCGAGGCCGCGGAACTCGCTGAACGTTCGGGCATGGACCCGGCGGCACTCTTCGAGGTACTGGCCGGCGGCCTGGCGGGCAGCCGCGTACTGGAAAACGTGGGGCCGCGGCTGGTGCGGAAGGACTACACGCCCACAGGTCCGGCCAAATTCATGCACAAGGATCTGTCCTTCGTGCTCGACTCGGCCAGGGCGGCCGGCTCCGCGGCACCGATGGCGAGTGCCGGCGTCGAACTTTACGCCGAACTCAAGCGTCAGGGCCTGGGCGACCAGGACCTGGCTGTTGTCCGGCAGGCCATTTCACAACTCAGCGACGCAGCGGGCGGCGCCATGAAAGGGATAGTTTCAGCATGA
- a CDS encoding MFS transporter: MTTRTNSPLADVDGATVDPEQLRRATLASSVGSALEYYDFYIYGLASALIFGPLFFSPLGESGAVIASFATYGVGFAARPFGGVVFGYIGDRFGRKMVLILTIGLMGMASFAIGLLPTFEQAGMLGAVLLVALRILQGLGAGAEQAGATTLISEVAPRRRRGFFASLPFVGIQLGTLLGAGTFALMALADKEVLQGWLWRVPFLASVILIVIAVFIRLRLKETPVFQELEKHKAVVKNPVSQIWKHSKKNVLIGIGLRMGENGNSSIYSALLVSFISMPAGIFAGDKFIGPTGLLIAAGFAAVMVVTFGALSDRFGRVPVYRYGALFQAVIALPAFYLVTLGSVTLVWVVMVVGIALGVQSMLGPQCALLPELFGSQHRFTGVALSRELSAVLAGGFAPMIGVALLAATGHSWLVPAIYSLVLALISFGTTFFTPETNGRDLVLVEDAS; this comes from the coding sequence GTGACAACTCGTACTAATTCACCGTTGGCTGACGTGGACGGCGCCACCGTCGATCCTGAGCAGCTGCGAAGGGCAACTCTTGCCAGCTCAGTAGGCTCCGCCTTGGAGTACTACGACTTCTACATTTACGGCCTGGCGTCCGCGCTCATCTTCGGTCCGCTGTTCTTCTCCCCGCTGGGCGAGAGCGGCGCAGTGATCGCTTCCTTCGCCACTTACGGCGTGGGCTTTGCCGCCCGGCCGTTCGGCGGCGTCGTTTTCGGATACATCGGCGACCGCTTCGGCAGGAAGATGGTCCTGATCCTGACCATCGGGCTGATGGGCATGGCGAGTTTTGCCATCGGACTCCTGCCCACCTTTGAGCAGGCCGGCATGCTCGGAGCAGTCCTGCTCGTGGCGCTGCGCATCCTGCAGGGTCTGGGTGCGGGGGCGGAGCAGGCCGGCGCCACCACCTTGATCTCGGAAGTGGCACCGCGGCGCCGCCGTGGTTTCTTCGCCTCGCTGCCGTTTGTCGGCATTCAGCTCGGCACGCTGCTCGGTGCCGGCACCTTCGCCCTGATGGCGCTTGCGGACAAGGAAGTGCTGCAGGGCTGGCTCTGGCGCGTGCCGTTCCTGGCCAGCGTCATCCTGATCGTCATTGCGGTGTTCATCAGGCTCCGGCTCAAGGAGACCCCGGTCTTCCAGGAGCTTGAAAAGCACAAAGCCGTGGTCAAGAACCCCGTTAGCCAGATCTGGAAGCACTCGAAGAAGAATGTGCTCATTGGCATCGGACTGCGCATGGGCGAAAACGGCAACTCATCCATCTACTCCGCTTTGTTGGTGTCCTTCATCAGCATGCCGGCAGGCATTTTCGCGGGCGACAAGTTCATAGGTCCCACGGGCCTGCTCATTGCCGCCGGATTCGCGGCGGTCATGGTGGTCACCTTCGGAGCCCTCTCTGACCGTTTCGGGCGGGTGCCCGTCTACCGCTACGGCGCCCTGTTCCAGGCCGTCATCGCCCTGCCGGCCTTTTACCTGGTCACCCTGGGCAGCGTCACCCTCGTCTGGGTGGTCATGGTGGTGGGCATCGCCCTCGGGGTTCAGTCCATGCTTGGCCCGCAGTGCGCCCTGTTGCCCGAACTCTTCGGCTCCCAGCACCGCTTCACGGGCGTAGCGCTCAGCCGTGAACTTTCGGCCGTGCTCGCCGGCGGCTTTGCTCCCATGATCGGCGTTGCCCTTCTGGCGGCCACGGGCCACTCCTGGCTGGTCCCCGCGATCTATTCGCTGGTCCTGGCCCTGATTTCCTTCGGCACAACGTTCTTCACCCCGGAGACCAACGGCCGCGACCTGGTCCTCGTGGAGGACGCCAGCTAG